TGTATGTTGCACAAGACACCGCCCTGAAACTTACTCTACTTGAGCGACCAAAGTCAGTGGAAGAGCTGAAAGAAATAATGCAAGAGAGGTTCAAGCCGAGACTGGATGGGGACTTTAGCCTACACTATGAGGATCCGGACTTTGATGGTGATCTTTGTCTTCTTTTGGACATCCAGGAGTTACCAGAGAAGGGTACATTGAGAGTTGTTAGACCTGAAGGTGACACCTCATCTACTGCATCTTCTGACACAGACATACTCCCACATGTACCTGCGTTACAGCGCCAGAAGAGTTGGCCTGATCTCTTTGTTGTTCCTGGTTTTGGTTATGAAATGGATCTTATACTAGAAGAAGGAAATCGTGTTTATGAGGAATCAGCAAAATTGCTGAAGTTAAACAGGTCACAGAAGAGTGACATCCTTAAAAAATGGCAGAAACGATCTTCAGTTTTAAACCATACCCACATGACAAGGAATTGGCAATGGCTGCTCAAGCTTTGATTACAGCTCATCCATGTCTCAGAATGACGGCTGGTGAAGACGGGGAGTTGGGATGGAAACGTCACATAGGGTACAAGGTTGCATCTTACCGTAACAATCTGGCCAAAGCAGGGGTTGCAGAAGTAGCCATCAACACAGGGAGGCGGAGCCAAAACAACCCCGACAATGATCATCCCCATCGAAACATAAAGAAAGCTCGAAAAGCTGAGGTCAACTACATCATCAACTTACCGAAGGATCAAACCCCAGCCACTCTGGAAACAATGAGAGAAGAAATCATACATGAAGTCGAAAAGACTGAGAGAAACCAATTAGTCATAGGCAAGCTCATGAACACAACCTATGCCCTTCGTCGCCAAGAAATCGTTGCAGCTGTTGTAGCTCCACGGGTGAGAGACGTCATGGACAGATGGCCAGCCCTACTTATGGAGTcacaggtaaaaaaataaaatattattttattattttactgttcTCCCTGTTGAGAGCAATTAATCAACATGACTCTTTAGTATGCCCATTTTGAACATGATTGATTTTTCATATATTCAAATGACTGTTTTAAAAATCTAAGTTATCAAAAAATTCACCAAATGGCAGATGTAAAAGTAGACAACACATCATGCTGTGACACATTTTTGCCATTCACAGTAATCAAAGTATAcagagatttattttaatttcctttAGATAACGTTTTACAGCctgttttaaattaaagaatgacAATTAACTTTCTATTTTGAACTTGGTTCTGACTCATCCCTAGTAGAATTGCCCTTGGTTTTGCTACCTGGCAACTGAAAACTTCTTAAAATGTTCACAATTCTGTTCCTAATTCATCTTTGTATATTTCTGTGTAATTCTGTCCATGTACAGGTGTTTGCAGAGTTCCACCGAATCAACAATGTTAACCTGCGCAATCAATTCTACAAGGAGCTGGACAGACACACGCCTAAACTCATCACCTTGTTCAGAGACAAGGCCACCAAGACTGGCAAGACAGCGGAGGAGCTAGCCAAGCTCATGAGGATTTATGATCTTCAGGTAAATTTTAAACTTTACATGATCCAGAAACAGATTATTAACAGATTATATTCAGACAACTATAAGAAACCATAGTGTGAATTGCCTGGACTGTGCCCTGAGGTTAAGTGATTATTCCATGAACACAATATTGTCATCTCATCAGAGATAGACATCTTGACAAGATGTATTCTATCAGAAAGAGGTACCTTTAAAAGATACTTTATCAGCTTCAATTTGAAGAAGTCCAAATAACTACTGTTTTCGTgaaattttatttacaattttacattttttccTTTGTGTGTTATTAAAGTATTTACAATAGAAAGttattaatttgaaaaatgttttactgaaGAAATGGTGACCCAAAATACTGAATCTACCATCTATAGCAATGACCACCATCAGAATATGGAGCTATTTAACACTTTGATTTGTGTAATTACTGTTGTAATGGATATTTTTTGTCCATCTAGGAACAACGTGATGTAAATATGAGACGGGCCCTCGTCCTTCGTGCACTTCCTGTGTACCTGCGTGAAGATGCCTCCAAGTTCTTCAGGACCTGTAATGTAAGTGTACTGGCCTCACTATCAATCCCTTTGCCTAGCTATTCAGTCAGCTTAAACATATAACATCACTCAAAGAACTCTAGGAGAACCAGGGGGGTATTTCAGAAAGCAGGTTATGTGAAAACTCAGAGTGAACCCTGAGATGAGGGAAACTCTTGAGTTATCCATTCCAGAGGGTAATTCCAGAAAGGAGGTTCAACAAACTCTAAGCCTAACCCTGAACTCTGAGTTGACTTACCCTGAGTTTTCAGTTCCagaatagcaaatctgagttaggTAATTCGACTCTGAGTATCTTAACTCTGAGTTGAGCTTGTGCCTGACGAGTAGTATAAAGCCATCAATGGAGCTCTGATACTGTGATTCTCCATGGCAAACAGGATGCAGAGAGGTAACTTAAACTCTGGGTCTGTTACTGTGGTAACTTACTCTGTGAACCAAACCTGCCAGTGAGCTGGTTAACCTGAAGAAACCCTGAGTCTGGCCGGAGCTGTCTGACAGCGGCTGTCCTTTCCTTCTCAGTCCGATCATGTTAAAGCAGAAATAATTCACATAGTTTTACACCAGGAAGAGAATTTTGATTCATTTAGATGAGCTCTCACTCCTGACAAGGACTGAACCGAACAGTAGACCGCTTCTCATCAGTCCGTAATTTATATACTCGGCCGCATGGCGAATATCAGACTACACGTCATCGCTGACGTGCTCTCAGATCAGAACAATCGTCtttgttttagcttttttttatcactttgcaGGTTTAATCAATCGCCTTCCATCAGCCAGAAAAAGATAATTAACtaataatactataataataatatttagagtCGAATTACCTAACTCAGATCAGCTGTTCTGGAACTGAAAACTCAGGGTAAGTCAACTCAGAGTTCAGGGTTAGGCTTAGAGTTTGTTGAACCTCCTTCCTGGAATAGCCCCCAGGACCTGTTTATGAAGTTTACTTGAGTTGTTATTCTGCAAACTGACATGTAGAAATTACATAAATGAAAAGGTAAGTAATAAAGCATTCCACTAAACAAAAAGTATGCTAACAGATAGGTGTGAAACTAACATAAGATATAAGCAAGAAAATAGTTTAAACATGTAGCTTAGTTGCAGTCTAAGTGCCAGTAATGTTTAGAGATCATTAGCATGATTTGTATCCTTGAGGGGCTGAACtcattattatttgtgttttatagtCAGCAGATGGTCCAGAACTCACTGACACTCCAGTGGCTCTCCTGACAGTCGTCACGGATAACACTACTGATGCGGCCCTCTTCAGCCCTGAGAGCATCTGTATTGTCGTGGAGGATGAAATGCTTGTGAGTGGTCCCACAAATCTGGCTGACTCATTTCTCCTGCTCTTTGGGTACGTCTATGCACTAGACCTACAGTACCCAAAGAATCTCGAGCTTAcctttacatttatacaaaaagtTGTAATGTGTCTTGAGGACAACAAACCACTGAAAGGGCGTCTACTGACGCTGAAGAATGATTTGTTCAATGAGTGAATCACTCAGAATGGACTATTTGTTGAGCTGAGTATTGAggaagttttttgttgtttttctcctCTTTACAAATGTAATCATTTGCCTGTTCTACCTCACATTTAAGATGACACTGTTTGCCTTTTCTACCTCAGATTTAAGATGAGACTGTTTGCCTCTTCTACCTCAGATTTAATTAATTGATTGTTAAAAGATAAATATCACAACATTGACGCATTGCCCAGCCCAAGTTTTTGCACTTAATAACGCACATAATAACTTGTGGGAAACGACTGTTTCATGCACTAtacatgtttaatgttctgttggcTAATGCCTACCTTGATGTTGTCAGTTGAATGGCAACAGTTGAActtcatttgaattttaaaataaaacaaagtgagTTGCAGCCTTCAAGGTACAGTAAGTGcctaaatgtttttaaacagtattgaaggatcATGCTGACTTTTTGGGATTTTAGGTTATTCACCGTATCCCCCAGAGTTAGATAAGTCCACACACACCTTCTCATCTCTGTGCGTGCTGTAACTCTGTTTGGCCTTCCACCGCTAGCCTAGTTTAGCACAAAGACTGGAAGTAAATGGCTACAGCTAGCATACTAATCCCAATAAGGGACAAAATAACGCCAACATTTTCCTATTTATATGTTGTGATTTGTATAGTCACAGTGTGTACAAATAACAAGGTCATATGAGACACAGGCATCTTTTAACCTTATACATAGGTTTAAAGACGGTTAAAAGATGTCTGTGTCTCATATGACCTTGTCTGTACACAATGTGACTATACAATCATCAAGGTCATATGAGACACAGGCATCTTTTAACCGTATACATAGGTTAAAAGGCGGTTAAAAGATGCCTGTATCTCATATGATCTTGTTATTTGTACACACTGTGACTATACAAATCACAACATATAAATAGGAAAATGTTGGCTATTTGTCACTTATTGGGAGAAGTATGCTAGCTGTAGCCATTACTTCCAGTCTTTGTGCTAAGCTAGGCTAGCGATGGGTGTGTCAGACACGCAGTTATGGCACGCAGAGATGAGAAGGTGTATGTGGACTTATCTAACTCTGGGGATACGATGAATAACCTAAAGTCCCAAAAAGTCGCTGTGTTCTTTTAAATGGCTCCACATTCTAATAGTTGTCATTGCTGTTGAGGATGGATAATACTTAGAATCTTATTTAATTTTATCATGAATCCCTTGTGAGTTTTTATCATAATGTTTACTGAATAATGTGAGATGGAGACCTAAAATACTGAATCTACCCTCTGTAGCAATGACCACTATCAGAATATGGAACTATTAACacttaatgtacttttttttcaTGAAATCATTTCCTTTTATTTTATGACAAGCACTTTGTTTTGACTGAGCTCCTTCGATTTGTGCCTTTTAAAAAGCACAttgtgttgaataaaaaaaaagttgctaaaTTGTCACTGTGGTGTCACTTTCATGTTTTCTGACATTATTAGCTGATTATAATTGTGTAGTGGGCCGACATCAGTATTTTAGTTTAGAATAAATTTTGATTATGAGTTGAAAATTATAGAAAATTGAGTGAATTTCCCACATTATATGAGTTgaagaatatttaaattatttagtgaaTTACTCACTTATTTTAAGTTGAggaatatcaatatttataagaTAACCTTGAGATAATTTAAGGcaactgtaaatataatttttatgtaaacttaaaacatttaaaaacatcactacaatatttttgtgtaatctgttacaaaataatttttgagttctgtgaacttattagggtttacagtgtgggGGTGGGGGTTCAGGTAGCAGTCCACTCAGGGACTGAAAAACACTGCAGTGAGAAACTGAAGTGCTACTTATTTTACAATGACGTCCCAGTTGTTAAGATGAGTTACCATAAACTATAAATAAACGGTTGTATTTTTATGAGCTCATTTGGATAAGTTATATAAATACACTCTTAATTAATGTATTATGTGTTATGGCATTGGTTAGTTCAGGTAACTTTAAGACCACTACTAGACCATGTATTGTTTATTTGGAGTTTTGCATACTTAATCTAGTTCACTGTTTACACCAATACATTGCTATaaccccatatgattttctttcttattacttatttattttaacctgttaaccttcaCCCCCACTACgtggctcacagctgaaaatgacatacctggattaaaataaatacagctcctgagaacagtgtaccacaggcacaagtAAGGTCTCCTTGGAAAGAAGACAACTGGGACTCTACTAACAATCAATCAgggttgataatgctcaaacagataaaattttataaaatttgaagtGCCTTAAAAATAATGTGTGCTACAAATAATGTttcattatttcatgtacaaatatataacaatagacctggaggaatccagataggtaaaggattgaaagccacaagtctcatctgtttatatttcaaatttgaggaagatataatgaaaaatggggtttcTGCAaacttttttccaagactatgtcagttaCCCCCACCcccctgcctgaggcacatccccagaaacggcatccccaaactaaaataattgcaGTTGCTGAACTATTTGcactacatgcacaatttagacatttttaaaaagaagacactttagAGGTTATTACCCAAATgttaaagttgaaaaaacttacacagacaaagttataGAATCTGAAGTGTTTTGAAGATAATTTATACTGcaagtaatattttattattccatgtaaaaataaatgaaaacaaacctggaggaatccagatAGGTAAATGATTGAAAGACataagtctcatcagtttatatttcacatttgaggaagatattatgaaaaatgagattactacaatattttttccaagaccatgtccaAGAAACCTCTTGGATAATtcaaaagcaacctaatgacgaAATGTTTCAAGCTACTTTAGGcaattcataaaataatacacagCCATAAGACAGCATTCATAAAAAAGATCGTCCATTCAGTCAACAGTTAAACTGATCTGCAGTCGTTTACACAGCATTCATAGTAATGTTCATCTATTCAATCAACAATCACTGTCTGGTGATGGCCAATTATACAGACACTGGCGCATTTTTCCCCCactagtttaatgtttatgaatggatTTAAATTGAAAGAAGATCATTAATTCTGGCaaactatatataattttaaaggtccaagcctcaagcatcgatgatagagcacTGTTTTTCGATGGAAAGcttataacaaatgtatttcttgcattcaGGTAAGCAGTACAAGTCACAAAACACGAATTCACAACCGGAGTACTCACCATTATTGTAGTAATAACGAGTCATACGCGCATCCACCGCAAAAAtttccaacttgaatggaaagctgagggtccactgaataacatcccatagagcatttgttgtccaaagaaacaataacgttgtaatatcgatggttattcctttgtttacatcgcgTTTCTTCAGTGTGAATTGTCTTCcaggggcctgtaccatgatggTAGTTGAACAAACTCGGGGTTGCAGGATTGGTTTAGAGTTGACAAAACCAAATCGATGCAATCAGGCTTTATTGGTACCATGAagcagctcatcaactttctttgtcaactcaggctttgatccttaAACTATGATTACTCCACGGGCACGTGCACATAAAAGAGTGACGTCGGCGGCGAACAACCAATCGTGTTTGATATGGATAGAGCGCGAGATATATATTTTCTGCGGAGGAGCAAGAGATTATTATGCATTAAACAAATACATTCTATAGGTCATTATGTAAAATTACGTATACaatcatattaaaaatgttttaaataaaattaaaatgtgtgtattcatGTTAATCTATAAaacatttatgtacatttataaacaaacatgaatataatataatatatgtatatgtgtgtgtatgtaaaatgtGAATGCATTGGCATGACATCCTAAGAAAGATTTCATCACACATTTTATCACAAACACTTGTttgcagcaaacagaaaaaatgTGAAATACGTTAAACTGGGGAGGACCACCTTGCGAATGGTTCGACAAACTGTGTTTTCCTCTATGTTATCTGCATCACCGACCGCATACACGTATGTTCCACTTGCAAAAACACAACGCAATACAGACCATTTGCGGTACAGTAAGAGCATATCTTCGACGGGTCACATTTGTTACGTGCAGCACAAGAAGGTTGAAAATATATTACTTAAATGGAAAATCTGTATCTATCATACAAGTAATCAGCgaaagtcaaatggattttgtctgtccctaaaaacactttactaatattatattatattatattatattatattattgttattattattattattattatttatctttattacTCTACGAAGTGCTCGTCTAACAACTTGCGCTGAGATGTCCACAGgatttgggagaaaaggtgaaGCCATTGCAACAGAGAACAGACGCTGGGAATTAGTTGTCATCtatatgtttctttgctcacagctgattggtgaAACTTCAGTCTGAGATCTTGAATCCAGAACATAAACTGCCCCGGAGCAGGTTAGCCGTGCAGCGTAAGATACCATTGCAACGAACACCGATTAAAGCCGAGCTACTTTCATAGTTCCTAAAACCCAGGGTTGGCGGAAGCTAAATTGGAACATAGCTGGCTAGCCACCTAAACCGGCTTCATGGTACATGCCTCGGTCGTTATGCAATAAAACAATGCATAtaaaacagactcccggtagcaGACTGTTATAACCCTAACAAAAACCGAGAATCTTGTAGAGATTACCATATTGTTGTTTTACTGTCTACTTCTCAGAAAGAAATCTATAAAAAAATGAGTGAttgaatatgtgtgtgtaaatattcactgattctaaaaaataaataaggtcATACTTACATTTGGTATTAACTTGCATATACAATCATGTTGGGACAATGCTaaaaaatttaatgtttttttcttctttgggacattttaaataaatatattttattaaaactaatcTGAAGTAATAAGATCTATTTTATGTGGCTTTCAAAAATTTAGATTATAAGTAAGTCTTAAacgtacttttttttttgcagtgcactAGGTCATAATTAAGTGTTATTACAGCAGCATAATTTAACAGTGAAAGCTAAGTAACAACCACCCCATTGTGCATATTTGGAGGCGGCCATTTGTTTCCAATGTCTGAGAAATTAGCATTTCTATAGCAACAATAATCTGGAGACCTAATCACTGTCCAGATAGCTGGTTGGGGTTGTGGGATATAATGACAGAACATTCACACTTTCGTGTCTTTTAGAAGTGTTGGTCTCTGTTAGAACCTTGCGTTTTTCAAGGGGAGAACATATTCTACAACATGAGGTAAGTTCAGCATTTTGATTGGTCtatttataaagaaaataaataattacactgTTACAATTCAGAAtttcaaattgtattactttttatttgttactctagt
The Xyrauchen texanus isolate HMW12.3.18 chromosome 34, RBS_HiC_50CHRs, whole genome shotgun sequence DNA segment above includes these coding regions:
- the LOC127627583 gene encoding uncharacterized protein LOC127627583, which encodes MTAGEDGELGWKRHIGYKVASYRNNLAKAGVAEVAINTGRRSQNNPDNDHPHRNIKKARKAEVNYIINLPKDQTPATLETMREEIIHEVEKTERNQLVIGKLMNTTYALRRQEIVAAVVAPRVRDVMDRWPALLMESQVFAEFHRINNVNLRNQFYKELDRHTPKLITLFRDKATKTGKTAEELAKLMRIYDLQEQRDVNMRRALVLRALPVYLREDASKFFRTCNSADGPELTDTPVALLTVVTDNTTDAALFSPESICIVVEDEMLVSGPTNLADSFLLLFGYVYALDLQYPKNLELTFTFIQKVVMCLEDNKPLKGRLLTLKNDLFNE